In Mycolicibacterium phocaicum, one DNA window encodes the following:
- a CDS encoding potassium-transporting ATPase subunit C, which yields MNIGNLIRVHSAALRALLVLTVITGLAYPVLVWAIAQLPGLKDKADGSLVTAGGKVVGSSLIGQLFTDAKGNALPQYFQSRPSGAGTGYDPMASGASNLGPENIVDAAGKPSLLTQVCTRSYAVAEAEGLDRAAGARPFCTADGVGAVLSVIGPRDATGNVSHPTKVVSVNQPCATTKVPFLATYEGVRVECATDGADYTAGQIVAIRGAAPADPQVPADAVTASGSGLDPDISTDYADLQVDRVAKARHLSADQVRALVRDNTSGRALGFMGESRVNVLQLNLALDQKYPARIG from the coding sequence ATGAACATCGGCAACCTGATTCGCGTACACAGTGCCGCCCTGCGCGCACTGCTGGTCCTGACCGTCATCACCGGTCTGGCCTACCCGGTGCTGGTCTGGGCCATCGCCCAGCTGCCCGGGCTCAAGGACAAGGCCGACGGCTCGCTCGTCACGGCGGGCGGCAAGGTCGTCGGCAGCTCGCTGATCGGCCAGCTGTTCACCGATGCCAAAGGCAATGCGCTGCCGCAGTATTTCCAGAGCCGGCCGTCGGGCGCCGGCACCGGGTACGACCCGATGGCCAGCGGTGCGAGCAACCTCGGCCCCGAGAACATCGTCGACGCCGCCGGTAAGCCGAGCCTGCTGACCCAGGTGTGCACCCGCAGCTACGCCGTCGCCGAGGCCGAAGGTCTCGACCGCGCTGCCGGTGCCCGTCCGTTCTGCACCGCAGACGGCGTGGGTGCGGTGCTGTCGGTGATCGGCCCGCGGGACGCCACCGGCAACGTCAGCCACCCCACCAAGGTGGTCAGCGTCAATCAGCCGTGCGCCACCACCAAGGTGCCGTTCCTCGCGACGTACGAGGGTGTGCGCGTCGAATGCGCAACGGACGGCGCCGATTACACGGCCGGCCAGATCGTCGCGATCCGCGGCGCCGCGCCAGCCGACCCGCAGGTGCCGGCCGACGCCGTCACCGCCAGCGGCAGCGGCCTGGACCCCGACATCTCGACCGACTACGCAGACCTCCAGGTGGACCGGGTTGCGAAGGCGCGACACCTGTCCGCCGACCAGGTCCGGGCGCTGGTGCGCGACAACACCAGCGGCCGCGCCCTGGGCTTCATGGGTGAGTCGCGCGTCAACGTCCTGCAGCTGAATCTCGCGTTGGACCAGAAGTACCCAGCCCGTATTGGATGA
- a CDS encoding response regulator, whose translation MTRVLVIDDEPQILRALRINLSVRGYDVTVAATGAEALKAAAEHKPDVVILDLGLPDMSGIDVLAGLRGWLTAPVIVLSARTDSMDKVEALDAGADDYVTKPFGMDEFLARLRAAVRRGAAASETDEPVVETSSFTVDLAAKRVTRSGVEVHLTPTEWGMLEMLVRNRGKLVGREELLKEVWGPAYAKETHYLRVYLAQLRRKLEVDPSHPKHLLTEAGMGYRFQE comes from the coding sequence GTGACACGGGTTCTGGTCATCGACGACGAACCACAGATTCTGCGTGCCCTGCGCATCAACCTGTCGGTGCGCGGCTACGACGTCACCGTCGCCGCCACCGGCGCCGAAGCGCTGAAGGCGGCCGCCGAACACAAGCCCGACGTGGTGATCCTGGACCTCGGCCTGCCCGACATGTCCGGCATCGACGTGCTGGCCGGGCTGCGCGGCTGGCTCACGGCACCCGTCATCGTGCTCTCGGCACGCACCGATTCGATGGACAAGGTCGAGGCCCTCGACGCCGGCGCCGACGACTACGTCACCAAGCCGTTCGGCATGGACGAGTTCCTGGCCCGGCTCCGGGCGGCAGTGCGACGAGGCGCGGCCGCGTCCGAAACCGACGAACCCGTCGTCGAGACATCGTCGTTCACCGTCGATCTGGCGGCCAAACGCGTGACACGCAGCGGTGTCGAGGTGCATCTGACGCCCACCGAGTGGGGCATGTTGGAGATGCTGGTGCGCAACCGCGGGAAGCTGGTCGGCCGCGAGGAGTTGCTCAAGGAAGTGTGGGGCCCGGCCTACGCCAAGGAGACCCACTATCTGCGGGTGTACCTGGCGCAGCTGCGCCGCAAGCTCGAGGTCGACCCGTCACACCCCAAGCACCTGCTGACCGAGGCCGGGATGGGCTACCGCTTCCAGGAGTAG
- a CDS encoding sensor histidine kinase, translated as MGDMGTPDKRGELRIYLGAAPGVGKTFSMLGEAHRRLERGTDVVAAVVETHGRKKTAQALEGIERIPPRFIDYRGGTFAELDVPAVLARRPEVVLVDELAHSNTPGSKNAKRWQDVEELLDAGITVISTVNVQHLESLNDVVAQITGIEQQETVPDSVVRSAAQIELVDITPEALRRRLSHGNVYAPERVDAALSNYFRQGNLTALRELALLWLADQVDAALAKYRAEHNISETWEARERVVVAVTGGPESETLVRRASRIASKSSAELMVVHVVRGDGLTGVSAPQMGKVRELTASLGATLHTVVGGSDGDVPSALLDFAREMNATQLVLGTSRRSRWARLFDEGIGAKTVQNSGKIDVHMVTHEQSQPGWSWSTATRGQRHLTSWLAAVVVPAIITAIASLLDPFLHVGGESAVFFIGVLVVALLGGVAPAALSAVLSGLLLNYFFVAPRYSFTIADPDSALTIVVLLAVAVAVAALVDGAAKRSREARHASQEAELLALFAGSVLRGADLTTLLERVRETYAQRAVSLLHEDDGIIACVGKDPCVTVDSADTAIEVSDDEYWLLMAGRKTEARDRRVLGAVARQAAGLVRQRALAEEAGRAEALAKADELRRSLLSAVSHDLRTPLAAAKAAVSSLRSEDVGFSPEDTAELLATVEESVDQLTALVGNLLDSSRLAAGVVKPELRRVYMEEVVQRALLGISRGATGYANRGLDRVKVEVGDAVALADAGLLERVLVNLIDNALRYSAGSVVRVNAGQVGERVLVTIVDEGPGIPRGAEEQLFAPFQRLGDHDNSTGVGLGLSVARGFVEAMGGTISATDTPGGGLTVVVDLAAAGKDRV; from the coding sequence ATGGGAGACATGGGAACGCCGGACAAGCGGGGCGAGCTACGCATCTACCTGGGTGCGGCCCCCGGCGTGGGCAAGACCTTCTCGATGCTCGGGGAGGCGCACCGCCGCCTCGAGCGCGGCACCGACGTCGTCGCCGCGGTGGTCGAGACGCACGGCCGCAAGAAGACGGCTCAGGCACTGGAAGGCATCGAACGGATCCCGCCGCGGTTCATCGACTACCGCGGCGGGACGTTCGCCGAACTGGATGTCCCCGCGGTGCTGGCCCGCCGCCCCGAGGTGGTGCTGGTCGACGAACTGGCGCACAGCAATACGCCCGGCAGCAAGAACGCCAAACGCTGGCAGGACGTCGAAGAACTGCTCGATGCCGGCATCACCGTCATCTCCACCGTCAACGTCCAGCATCTGGAGAGCCTCAACGACGTCGTCGCCCAGATCACGGGCATCGAGCAACAGGAGACGGTGCCGGACTCGGTGGTGCGCAGTGCCGCCCAGATCGAACTTGTCGACATCACGCCGGAAGCGTTGCGCCGCAGACTGTCCCACGGCAACGTGTACGCACCGGAACGCGTCGATGCAGCGCTGTCCAACTACTTCCGGCAGGGCAACCTCACCGCCCTGCGGGAACTGGCACTGCTGTGGCTGGCCGACCAGGTCGACGCGGCGCTCGCGAAATACCGCGCCGAGCACAATATTTCGGAGACCTGGGAAGCCCGCGAACGCGTTGTCGTGGCGGTCACCGGCGGCCCCGAATCGGAGACCCTGGTACGACGGGCGTCGCGCATCGCCTCCAAATCCAGCGCCGAACTGATGGTGGTACACGTCGTCCGCGGCGACGGCCTGACGGGCGTCTCCGCGCCGCAGATGGGCAAGGTGCGTGAGCTCACCGCCAGCCTCGGCGCCACGCTGCACACCGTCGTCGGCGGCAGCGACGGTGACGTGCCCAGTGCCCTATTGGATTTCGCACGCGAGATGAACGCCACCCAGCTGGTCCTGGGCACCTCGCGACGGTCACGGTGGGCCCGGCTCTTCGATGAGGGCATCGGCGCCAAGACCGTCCAGAACTCCGGCAAGATCGACGTGCACATGGTCACCCATGAGCAGTCCCAGCCCGGCTGGTCGTGGTCGACGGCAACCCGCGGGCAGCGCCACCTGACGTCGTGGCTGGCCGCCGTCGTCGTGCCCGCCATCATCACCGCCATCGCCTCGCTGCTGGACCCGTTCCTGCACGTCGGCGGCGAAAGCGCGGTGTTCTTCATTGGCGTGCTTGTCGTCGCGCTGCTCGGCGGTGTCGCCCCGGCCGCGTTGTCGGCGGTGCTGTCCGGGCTGCTGCTCAACTACTTCTTCGTCGCGCCGCGCTACAGCTTCACCATCGCCGACCCCGACAGCGCCCTGACCATCGTCGTGCTGCTGGCCGTCGCGGTCGCCGTCGCCGCGCTGGTCGACGGCGCCGCCAAACGGTCGAGGGAGGCCCGGCACGCCTCCCAGGAAGCCGAGCTGCTGGCCCTTTTCGCCGGCAGCGTGCTGCGCGGCGCCGACCTCACCACGCTGCTCGAACGCGTCCGCGAGACGTACGCGCAACGGGCCGTCAGCCTGCTGCACGAGGACGACGGGATCATCGCCTGCGTCGGCAAAGACCCCTGTGTGACAGTCGATTCCGCCGACACCGCCATCGAGGTCAGCGACGACGAATACTGGCTGCTGATGGCCGGCCGCAAGACCGAGGCCCGGGATCGCCGGGTGCTCGGCGCCGTCGCCCGGCAGGCGGCAGGGCTGGTGCGCCAGCGCGCCCTGGCCGAGGAAGCCGGCCGTGCCGAAGCCCTGGCGAAGGCCGACGAGCTACGCCGCTCCCTGCTGAGCGCCGTCAGCCACGACCTGCGCACCCCGCTGGCCGCGGCCAAGGCCGCGGTGTCGAGCCTGCGCAGCGAGGATGTCGGATTCTCGCCCGAGGACACCGCCGAACTGCTGGCCACCGTCGAGGAATCGGTGGATCAGCTGACCGCGCTGGTGGGCAACCTGCTCGACTCGTCGCGGCTGGCCGCCGGCGTGGTGAAGCCGGAACTGCGGCGGGTGTACATGGAAGAGGTCGTGCAGCGGGCGCTGCTCGGAATCAGCCGCGGCGCAACCGGTTACGCGAACCGTGGCCTCGACCGGGTCAAGGTCGAAGTGGGCGACGCCGTCGCGCTGGCCGATGCCGGCCTGCTGGAGCGGGTGCTGGTCAACCTCATCGACAACGCGCTGCGCTACTCCGCGGGCAGCGTGGTGCGGGTGAATGCGGGCCAGGTCGGCGAGCGGGTGCTGGTCACCATCGTCGACGAGGGGCCGGGCATCCCCCGCGGCGCCGAGGAACAACTGTTCGCGCCGTTCCAGCGCCTCGGCGACCACGACAACAGCACCGGTGTGGGACTTGGTCTTTCGGTGGCGCGCGGTTTTGTCGAAGCAATGGGTGGCACCATCTCAGCCACCGACACCCCCGGTGGCGGGCTGACCGTCGTGGTGGACCTGGCGGCCGCGGGAAAGGATCGGGTGTGA